CCGGCCCCGATTTCGGGTCCCAACCGGGCGCACCTGCGCGCAGGTTTTCCATGAAGCCATAGCCATCGGTATTGTCTGCCAGGATCCGCCCGTCTTCGCGAAAGATCAGCGTATTGACCGCGCCGATCAGCGTGGCCCGATCGGTGATCTGATCGGCAACCGACATCACCGCCTCTTTGTGCGGGATGGTGATGTTCACCCCTACAAAGCCTGCCTTGGGCAGGGTGCGCACCACCTGCGCCAGATCCTGGGGCGCCACATCCATCGGGATGTAATGGCCGTTGATGCCATAGGTTTTGAGCCAGTGGCCATGCAACCGGGGCGATTTCGAATGCGAAATCGGGTGGCCGATCACGCCAGCCAGCGGAATCCGGTTCTCGGTCATGTGTCAATCACTCCGCGCAATGCCAGAAAATTGAGCAGTTCCAACAGGGGCATACCCAAAACGTTAAAGTGATCCCCGTCAATGGTCGAGAACAGGCGAACGCCCTCTTCCTCAAGCTTGTAGCCGCCGACCGCGTGGCGAATGCTGTCCCAGTTGCGCGCCACGTAACCGCTCAGATAGCTGTCGGACAATGCCCGCATCCGCAGCCGGACCTGACCGACATGGCGCCAGACGGGTTGCCCGTTTTCATAGATCACCGCGGCCGACAGCAGCATGTGCCGCTGACCGCTCATCTGTTTCAGTTCCGCCAATGCGGTCTCGGGGCTGTCGGGTTTCGACAACAGCCTGCCCTGAAAGTCGAGCACCTGATCACATCCCAGCACCATGGCGCCGGGATGCTTGTCGCTGATCTTGCGCGCCTTCATCTCGGCCAGGGCATCGGCGATATCGCGCGGCGGTGCACTCTCGGCCAGCAGGGCTGCCTTTACCGATTCTTCATCAACGCGCGGTACATCCTTGGTAAAGGGGACGGCTGCGTTTTCCAGCAGCTGGGCCCGGATGGCCGAGCCGGATGCCAGGATGAGGGGGACAGTCATGTGGAAAACCCCGTGGGAAATCTGGTGATCGCTCTGGTACGGTTTTTCATGCTTTTCGGCTTGACGTGCAAGCCCGGGGAAAACCGATAAATCTCACCCGAGTCGCCCGGGTTCCATCCCATCTGGACAAGGATAACCGCACGAGCAGGGATAACAGGACATATTCATGGTCCTCCACCCGTACTCCCCGATCTTATCCGCCAAGAGAAGTTGATGTAAGCCACTGTTAAAAAATGTAAATGTTTGATGTTTCCACAGACCTCGGAACATTCGCGCAAAGTTTCACACATTGGGGAAAACCGCAGGGAGAGAACAGTTATCCACGAAAACGGAGCGGCCTACAAAACCATCAATCTTTCTTCTTTTCTTTTTTATTATTAGATACGAGGCCAGGACCCCGAAGAGAGACATGATGACCGACCTGCTGTTCACCCTCTACCCATGGGTCAAATCCCTGCACATCATGGCGGTGATCAGCTGGATGGCTGGTCTGTTCTATCTGCCCCGGCTCTTTGTCTATCACGTCGAAAAGGCTGAGAAGGTGCAGGAGGCACCGGCGATCTTCCACGAGATGGAAGAAAAGCTGGTACGCGTGATCATGCGGCCGGCCATGATCGTGTCCTGGGTCTGTGGT
The window above is part of the Ruegeria pomeroyi DSS-3 genome. Proteins encoded here:
- a CDS encoding Maf family protein codes for the protein MTVPLILASGSAIRAQLLENAAVPFTKDVPRVDEESVKAALLAESAPPRDIADALAEMKARKISDKHPGAMVLGCDQVLDFQGRLLSKPDSPETALAELKQMSGQRHMLLSAAVIYENGQPVWRHVGQVRLRMRALSDSYLSGYVARNWDSIRHAVGGYKLEEEGVRLFSTIDGDHFNVLGMPLLELLNFLALRGVIDT